The Natrinema amylolyticum genome includes the window ACGAACTCGAGAAAAAGGAGACGCGGATCGAGACGTTGGAGGACGAACTCGCCTCGGCGCGGGACGTCTCGAGCGCGGCCAGACAGATGGCCGACGCCTTGCAGAACACGGACACGATCCAGTCGCAGCTCCCGGGGTCCGACGAGGACCTGCGCCGGTTACACGAGGAGATCGCGGAGCTCGAGACCGAACGGGACGAGCTCCGGGAGGAACTCGCCGCGCGCGACGACCGCATCGAGAGTCTCGAGGAGCAGCTGGCGGGTCGAACGGCGGAGGTCGATCGCCTCCGAAGCGAGAACGAGCAGTTACGCGAGGTCGTCCGCGACCTCGAGCGTGAGGGACGTGCCGAGCAGGGGACCGACGACGTGCCGGGCGGGGACAAGAGGAGCAACGATGCGTCGAGCGGAGACGGGGGAAGCACTGATGCGAGCGACGGAAACACCGACGCGGACGGGGAAAGCGACGACTCGGACGACGGGTCGTCGATCGTCCAGGCCGGCGGTGACGCCATCGAGTTCGGATACACGCCCGTCGACGAGGACGCGGAGTCGGCGACGGACGCCGCGGACGAGTCGGGGTTCGTCGTCGCGGACGAGGAACGCGACCTGGCGGAACTGCTCGAGATTCCGTGGATCGGCGATCGCGTTTCCCGCGCATGCGAGGGATCGCAGTGTTCGACCGACACGGCCGAGGAAATTCTCGGCGTGTTCGCTCGAAACGGGTCGCTCGAGACGGTGACCGTCGCCGCTCGGGTCGATCGGTCGCGGGTCGCGGTCCAGAGTCTCGTCTCGGAGCTCCGAACTGAGGGGCTACTCGAGCGGTCCGGCGAACGGGCGTACGCGCTGGCCGAGGACGTGCGGGCGGAACTACCGGCCGCGGCCGCGGGCGAGTAACGGAACGCGGTCCCGACCGGACCGAGGCGAGCGGACGGAGCGAACTCACTCTCGAAGTCGATCGCCGACCGCCTTGATGGCCGACGGCTCGATTCCCTGGTGGACGGGGAGCGCGACGAGGTCGTCCGCGAGCCGGACCGAGGTCTCGTAGGCGTCGTCCTCGCGAACGGCCTCGCGGAGGATCGGCCAGGAGTGGGCACCGACGACGCCCAGTTCTTCGAGTTCCGCGCGAAACGAGTCCGGGTCGGTCGCCCGGACCGGGTACTCGTACGGACTGATTCCCGCCGGAAGCCGCTCGTAGAGCGGCGTCACGTCCCCGCGACCGTCCAGAACTCGCTGCCAGGCCCGGAAGTTCTCCCGGCGGGCGGTCCGGATCGCGTCCGGATCGGCGGCGTCCGCGACGACCGCCGAAACCTTCGACATCGGAATTTTGGCGGCCTCGTATCGCCCCTCGGGATCGACGGACGAGGAGTCGTCGGCCCCGTCGGCGAGGACCGTCTCGACCGACTGGTACAGCGACGGGCTGGTCTGGAGGACGCTTTCGGCGACCGAGGTGGCCACGAATCGGCAGTCAGTCGTGGCGACGCGATCCGACCGACCGGCCAGCGATGAGGGGGAGAACCGTTCTCTGATCGTCTCGTCCGTCCGATAGAGGACGGCACCGTCGGGAACCGGGAGCAGTTTCCGCAGCGTCGTGATGCCGAGGTCCCCGTGCGTTCCGAGCAGGGTCCCATCGTGGACGCTGAGCGGCGAATGCGCGTTGTCATCGACGTGATAGCAGTCGTACTCGTCGGTCAGCGCGGCGATCCGCTCGAGACCGGGTTGGGGGAAGCCGAAGTAGTTGACCGACACGACCGCAGCGGTGTCGTCGTCGATCCGCGCCTCGAGGTCGTCGAAGTCGGGCGCGAGCGACTCCTCGACGGCGTAGTACCGCGCCTCGAGGCCGAGTTCGCGGAACGGTTCGACGACGGCGGGCGAGAGGTAGGCGGGAACGACGACGTTTTCGCCGGGCTCGACGACTCCGGCGAGGCCGTCCCGGAGCGCGGCCTTCCCCGACCCGTAGTACGTGTACGCGCTGTCGGGCACGTGTCGGTCGATGAACGCGTCGATCCCCGGCTCCGAGAGCGACGCGTCGAACACGGAGGGGGTCGCATCGATCATAGAGAGCGGCGGTGTGGGAAGTCAGTCGTAGAGACGATCATCGACGTAACACGGAAACGGGCGCGGCCTTAGTGATAGGGGCGATACAGCCCGCGATCGGCGGGCCAATCGGATATTAGAGATATCGGCGGCGAGCAACAGTCACGCCGCCTGAACTGCTATTCCGACCGTAGAGCACCCAGCACGAGCTTACACTCCGCCAGCAAGTCGCATAACAAAGCACGGGCGAACGGACAACGCTTCCATGGCAGGTTCGACCGACGATAAAGACCTTCGTCTGCTCGTCGTTGGGTTAGACGCCGGCTGTCGGCCGGTGCTCGAGCCGTTGTTCGAGTCGGGCGAACTTCCCACTCTGCGGGGGCTATTCGATCGCGGGGTCGCGGGGCCGCTCGAGTCCCAGATTCCGCCGTGGACGGCGAGCGCCTGGCCGTCGCTGTACACCGGCAAGAATCCGGGCAAACACGGCGTCTACGACTTCCTCTCGTTCGACGGCTACGAGTGGAACGTCGTCAACGCGACCCACGTCAGGGCGCGACCGGTCTGGGAACTACTGAGCGAGCACGGGCTCTCGAGCGTCGTCGTCAACGTGCCCGTGACCCATCCCGCCCGGGAGTTCGACGGCGCATTGATCCCGGGACTGACCGCTCCCGAGGACCCGGACTGCCATCCCGAGGGGATCCTCGAGGACGTAAAACTCGCCTGCGGTGGCGAGTACTGGGTGTATCCACAGAGCGGGCCGGCACCGGATCGGTCGATCGAGGGGTACGAGCGGACGATCGAACTCCGGGGGCAGGCGTTTCGGTACCTCTGTCGCAGAATGGCGCCCGACTTCGGCTTCCTCCAGTTCCAGCAGACCGACTCGGTGTTTCACGAGCGGCCCGGGGACAAGCGGGCGATCGAAGCGGTCTACCGCGAAGTCGACCGCCAGCTCGCCGAAACGATCGAACGGACCGAGCCGGAGAACGTCCTGGTCGTCAGCGACCACGGGATGGGGAAAGTGACCGGCGACGAGTTCCGAGTCAACGAATTCCTCCGCGACCGCGGCTACGTGACCGCTCGAAGCGACGGCGGGGGGATGCCGAACTGGTCGAAGTCCTGGGAGAACGACCTCCTCGAGGGGGCCGAAGCCGACGGTCACGAGCCGAGTCCGCTCGAGCGAGCAATAAATCTCGCTGCGGGCGTCGGGCTCACGACCCAGCGGGTCGCGAGTGCGCTCGACCGCGTCGGTCTGAAGGAACCGATCGGCAAGCGAGTTCCGAACGACGTGATCCGAGCGGCGAGCGAACAGGTCGACTTCCCGGCGTCGAAGGCGTACGTCCGCTCGAAGAGCGAGCTCGGCGTCCGGATCAACCTCGCGG containing:
- a CDS encoding aminotransferase class I/II-fold pyridoxal phosphate-dependent enzyme, whose translation is MIDATPSVFDASLSEPGIDAFIDRHVPDSAYTYYGSGKAALRDGLAGVVEPGENVVVPAYLSPAVVEPFRELGLEARYYAVEESLAPDFDDLEARIDDDTAAVVSVNYFGFPQPGLERIAALTDEYDCYHVDDNAHSPLSVHDGTLLGTHGDLGITTLRKLLPVPDGAVLYRTDETIRERFSPSSLAGRSDRVATTDCRFVATSVAESVLQTSPSLYQSVETVLADGADDSSSVDPEGRYEAAKIPMSKVSAVVADAADPDAIRTARRENFRAWQRVLDGRGDVTPLYERLPAGISPYEYPVRATDPDSFRAELEELGVVGAHSWPILREAVREDDAYETSVRLADDLVALPVHQGIEPSAIKAVGDRLRE
- a CDS encoding alkaline phosphatase family protein, which produces MAGSTDDKDLRLLVVGLDAGCRPVLEPLFESGELPTLRGLFDRGVAGPLESQIPPWTASAWPSLYTGKNPGKHGVYDFLSFDGYEWNVVNATHVRARPVWELLSEHGLSSVVVNVPVTHPAREFDGALIPGLTAPEDPDCHPEGILEDVKLACGGEYWVYPQSGPAPDRSIEGYERTIELRGQAFRYLCRRMAPDFGFLQFQQTDSVFHERPGDKRAIEAVYREVDRQLAETIERTEPENVLVVSDHGMGKVTGDEFRVNEFLRDRGYVTARSDGGGMPNWSKSWENDLLEGAEADGHEPSPLERAINLAAGVGLTTQRVASALDRVGLKEPIGKRVPNDVIRAASEQVDFPASKAYVRSKSELGVRINLAGREPDGQVSPAEYESVREELVETLSAVRTPDGEPMFDAVEPRETYFAGPHVDEAPDVVTVPRGFDTAIDADLGKATFGEPMEPWNHKRTGVVAADGPAFDEAASLEGATIFDVAPTICSLFDVPIDAAMDGVPITSIDGSAERSYPTYDSNRIVATDDGAVEDRLSDLGYL